One Drosophila kikkawai strain 14028-0561.14 chromosome 3L, DkikHiC1v2, whole genome shotgun sequence genomic window carries:
- the thoc6 gene encoding THO complex subunit 6 → MKEKDLKRAYNNVMAQTISASHQHLFAGNSFGDIFVLKIQELDKGTEEPPGKLKIFPQGNGVDINCLAFHRDFLIVGAVGLIYGLPWNEEEETLAAKRSWEVKIPMQVDAVEVPDVNSMWLNADNDTLFAGCGDGVIYQVSLEDGRIQREYRGHTDYIHSVVGNASGQIFSGAEDGTVRVWSTKKQEQTSLLEPHKNPQLIRPDWGKWIGAVAVSEDWLLCGGGPRPSIYHLRALECTRVFDFPGRVHLCEFVDDSVFIGGEYNHVQSYTLHGELQANIPVEHTACYSVVWQTAPINLMSIAGFSNKLHILKDFRFLDSKIELYGNVQGEDNQAEDEEEELIEEPLIGEAS, encoded by the exons aTGAAAGAAAAGGACCTTAAGCGAGCCTACAACAATGTCATGGCACAGACTATATCCGCCTCCCACCAGCACCTATTCGCGGGCAACAGCTTCGGAGATATCTTCGTACTCAA GATACAAGAGTTGGACAAGGGCACCGAGGAGCCGCCCGGCAAGCTGAAGATCTTCCCTCAGGGAAATGGCGTCGACATCAACTGCCTGGCCTTCCACCGTGACTTCCTGATTGTGGGTGCCGTAGGCCTGATCTACGGGCTGCCATGgaacgaggaggaggaaacTCTGGCCGCAAAGCGCTCCTGGGAGGTGAAGATTCCCATGCAGGTGGATGCCGTGGAGGTGCCCGACGTAAACTCCATGTGGTTAAACGCGGATAATGACACCTTGTTCGCTGGCTGCGGCGACGGCGTCATCTATCAGGTGAGCCTGGAGGATGGACGCATTCAGCGGGAGTACCGTGGCCACACAGACTACATTCACAGTGTGGTGGGCAATGCCAGCGGACAGATCTTCTCGGGGGCCGAGGATGGCACGGTGCGCGTGTGGTCTACCAAGAAACAGGAACAAACCTCTTTGCTGGAGCCGCACAAGAACCCCCAGCTGATCCGGCCGGACTGGGGCAAGTGGATAGGTGCCGTCGCTGTCAGCGAGGACTGGCTGCTCTGCGGTGGTGGTCCCCGGCCCTCCATTTACCACCTGCGCGCTCTGGAGTGCACCCGAGTATTCGACTTTCCAGGACGCGTGCATCTATGCGAGTTTGTTGACGACAGCGTGTTCATCGGCGGAGAGTACAACCATGTGCAGTCATATACGTTGCATGGAGAGCTGCAGGCCAATATTCCCGTGGAGCATACAGCGTGCTACTCGGTGGTGTGGCAAACTGCTCCCATCAACCTCATGTCCATTGCTGGCTTCAGTAACAAGCTGCACATCCTGAAGGATTTCCGCTTTTTGGACAGCAAGATCGAGCTGTACGGCAATGTGCAGGGAGAGGATAACCAGGCGgaagacgaggaggaggaactgATTGAGGAGCCTCTGATAGGTGAAGCCTCCTGA
- the LOC108073841 gene encoding esterase P-like, with product MCLLRLLSCLFLVWINSPEIASSLASDPLIVEIPNGKLRGRDNGTYYSYESVPYAEPPIGELRFEAPRPYSRQWTETYDASQPPVPCLQYNQFRATKLVGQEDCLTVSIYKPKNSTRNSFPVVVLLHGGAFMFGVAAANGHEYFMSVGNLMLVKINYRLGPLGFVSTGDRELPGNNGLKDQRLALKWIRQNIASFGGLPENIVVIGHSAGGASTHLQLLHEDFGGLARAAISVSGNALDPWVVQEGGRGRAFEVGRIVGCGLAKDSATLKSCLKSKPASEIVSAVSSFLVFSYVPFSTFGPVVEPADAPGAFLTQHPREVIKSGKFAQVPWVVTYTSEDGGYNAATLLEQNLTTGETWIEKLNDRWFDLAPYLLFYRDSKKTIRDMDDFSRKLRQDYLGDRRFSEESYWDVQRMFTDILFKNSVPEALDLHRRHGKSPLYSYVYDNPTESGVGQVLSKRTDVYFGTVHGDDFFVIFDLGRPRAALRPDEHIIAGNFMKMLENFALSDDREFSFGDCHFQNNVESEKFQVLRITRNGCENEEYYQFP from the exons ATGTGTTTATTAAGATTGTTAAGTTGCTTGTTTTTGGTATGGATAAACTCACCAGAGATTGCTTCCTCCCTCGCATCAGATCCCTTGATTGTTGAGATCCCGAATGGAAAACTCCGGGGAAGGGATAATGGAACCTACTACAGCTACGAATCGGTGCCATACGCCGAGCCTCCAATCGGCGAACTTCGATTCGAAGCTCCACGTCCTTATAGTCGCCAGTGGACGGAGACCTATGATGCCTCGCAGCCACCAGTGCCCTGCTTGCAATACAACCAATTCAGAGCTACTAAGCTAGTGGGTCAGGAAGATTGCCTGACCGTCAGCATCTATAAGCCGAAGAACAGCACTCGGAACAGCTTTCCAGTCGTTGTCCTCCTGCACGGTGGTGCCTTTATGTTTGGAGTAGCGGCAGCCAACGGACACGAATATTTTATGAGTGTAGGCAACTTGATGTTGGTGAAAATAAACTATCGCCTTGGGCCGTTGGGCTTCGTCAGCACCGGAGATCGAGAGTTGCCGGGCAACAACGGATTGAAGGACCAACGATTAGCCTTGAAATGGATTAGACAGAACATAGCTAGCTTTGGTGGTCTGCCAGAGAATATCGTGGTCATTGGTCATTCTGCGGGCGGTGCATCAACACATTTGCAGCTCCTCCATGAAGATTTCGGTGGATTGGCCCGGGCGGCCATATCGGTGAGTGGAAATGCCCTCGATCCTTGGGTCGTCCAGGAAGGTGGTCGAGGTCGAGCCTTTGAAGTAGGTCGCATTGTCGGCTGTGGACTTGCTAAGGACTCCGCCACACTCAAAAGTTGCCTAAAATCCAAGCCCGCCAGTGAAATAGTGTCCGCTGTCAGCAGTTTCCTGGTGTTTTCATACGTGCCCTTCTCCACGTTTGGCCCTGTTGTGGAACCAGCAGACGCTCCCGGGGCATTCCTTACCCAGCACCCCAGAGAGGTAATCAAAAGCGGAAAGTTTGCCCAAGTGCCCTGGGTTGTGACCTATACTTCCGAGGATGGTGGCTACAATGCAGCTACGCTGTTGGAACAAAATCTAACCACCGGAGAGACATGGATTGAGAAACTTAACGATCGGTGGTTTGACTTGGCGCCTTACTTGCTCTTCTATCGGGACTCCAAGAAGACTATTAGGGATATGGATGATTTTTCAAGAAAACTGAGACAGGATTACCTGGGAGATCGACGATTTAGTGAGGAAAGCTATTGGGACGTGCAGCGGATGTTTACAGATATCCTTTTCAAGAACAGCGTGCCGGAAGCCTTAGACCTACATCGTAGACATGGAAAGAGCCCGCTGTACTCTTATGTCTACGACAATCCGACGGAGTCTGGAGTCGGGCAGGTTCTGTCCAAGCGCACGGATGTATATTTTG GTACTGTCCATGGCGACGACTTTTTCGTTATCTTTGACTTGGGTCGCCCTCGGGCGGCTTTACGTCCAGATGAACATATTATAGCCGGAAATTTCATGAAGATGCTGGAGAATTTCGCCCTCAGCGATGACAGAGAATTTTCATTCGGCGATTGCCATTTTCAGAACAATGTTGAAAGTGAAAAATTTCAGGTTCTAAGGATAACCAGAAATGGCTGTGAGAACGAGGAATATTACCAGTTTCCCTGa
- the LOC108074009 gene encoding esterase-5B-like, whose translation MNAVRLFFALSCLWIGSSAGDGNDPLLIELQHGQLRGRDNGNYYSYEAIPYAEPPLGDLRFEAPVPYKQKWTDTFDATQPPVVCLQWDQFTQGDNKLAGSEDCLTVSIYKPKNTSRRSFPVVGHIHGGAFMFGGAALNGHENVMREGQFILVKISYRLGPLGFASTGDTDLPGNYGLKDQRLALQWIRENIANFGGEPKNILVIGHSAGGASVHLQLLREDFGKLAKAGISFSGNALDPWVVQKGSRGRAFELGRIVGCGLSKDSATLKSCLKSKPAGEIVTAVRNFLIFSYTPFTPFGPVVEPCDAADAFLIQNPVDVIKSGKFGQVPWAVTYVTEDGGYTAASLLEGGNKPGQTLLEELNDRWFDWAPSMLFYRDSMQCIGEMDDYSWKLRQEYMGDRRFNDESYWDLQQLFTDVLFKNSTQDSLQLHRKYGTSPAYSFVYDNPADKGVGQALSNRRDVKFGTVHGDDYFLIFENGLRNPQLRPDEEVISKNFIKMLGDFAVSDKGILTYGECTFQDNVGSETFNLLSITRDGCENKQYVEFP comes from the exons ATGAACGCCGTGAGATTGTTCTTTGCCCTAAGTTGCCTGTGGATTGGTTCCTCTGCCGGAGATGGGAACGATCCGCTGCTGATTGAGCTCCAGCATGGCCAGCTGCGTGGACGCGACAATGGAAACTACTACAGCTACGAGGCAATACCCTATGCTGAGCCTCCGCTGGGAGATCTCCGTTTTGAGGCTCCGGTGCCATACAAGCAAAAATGGACGGACACCTTCGATGCCACACAACCGCCAGTGGTGTGCTTGCAGTGGGACCAGTTTACCCAAGGAGACAACAAGCTCGCTGGCTCGGAAGACTGCCTGACCGTCAGCATTTACAAGCCAAAGAACACCAGCAGGAGAAGCTTTCCCGTGGTGGGACACATTCATGGCGGTGCCTTCATGTTTGGAGGCGCTGCCCTGAACGGACATGAGAATGTGATGCGGGAGGGCCAATTCATACTGGTGAAGATAAGCTATCGCTTGGGGCCACTGGGCTTTGCGAGCACCGGTGACACAGATCTGCCCGGAAACTATGGCCTTAAAGATCAGCGTCTGGCTTTGCAATGGATCCGGGAAAACATTGCAAACTTTGGTGGAGAACCAAAGAATATACTGGTCATAGGACACTCCGCTGGAGGAGCCTCTGTCCATTTGCAACTGCTCCGTGAGGATTTTGGCAAGCTGGCCAAGGCAGGGATCTCCTTCAGCGGCAATGCCCTCGATCCCTGGGTTGTCCAGAAAGGTAGCCGCGGAAGAGCCTTTGAACTGGGCCGCATTGTGGGCTGCGGATTGTCTAAGGACTCTGCCACTCTGAAGAGCTGCCTGAAGTCCAAACCAGCCGGCGAAATAGTGACTGCTGTACGAAACTTCCTTATATTCTCCTACACGCCTTTTACTCCATTTGGCCCTGTGGTGGAGCCTTGTGATGCAGCAGACGCCTTCCTCATTCAAAATCCAGTAGATGTGATCAAGAGCGGAAAGTTTGGACAAGTGCCCTGGGCGGTGACCTATGTCACGGAGGATGGTGGTTACACTGCCGCTTCACTTCTGGAAGGAGGCAACAAGCCTGGACAGACATTGCTCGAGGAACTGAATGATCGCTGGTTCGACTGGGCGCCATCTATGCTTTTCTATAGGGACTCTATGCAATGCATTGGGGAAATGGATGATTACTCGTGGAAACTGAGGCAGGAATATATGGGAGATCGACGGTTCAACGATGAAAGCTATTGGGACCTGCAGCAGTTGTTTACGGACGTCCTTTTCAAGAACAGCACACAGGACTCATTGCAGCTCCACCGAAAATACGGAACAAGTCCTGCCTACTCGTTTGTCTATGACAATCCGGCGGACAAGGGAGTAGGACAGGCTCTGAGCAACCGGAGAGATGTCAAGTTTG GAACTGTGCACGGAGACGACTACTTTTTGATATTCGAAAACGGATTACGCAATCCACAATTACGTCCGGACGAGGAGGTGATTTCTAAGAACTTCATAAAGATGCTTGGAGACTTTGCTGTCAGCGACAAAGGCATTCTTACCTACGGGGAGTGCACTTTCCAGGATAATGTAGGCAGTGAGACTTTTAATTTGCTTTCGATAACTCGGGACGGTTGCGAGAATAAGCAATATGTTGAGTTTCCTtag
- the LOC108073761 gene encoding esterase P-like encodes MRLLRWLTCLFLVWIQSPGIVSFHESDPLIVEIPNGKLRGRDSGSYYSFESVPYAEPPIGELRFEPPRPYSRQWKDTFDATQPPVSCMQWNQFISESNKLVGQEDCLTVSIYKPKSSSRKTFPVVVLLHGGCFMFGGASSNGHEFIMDAGNLMLVKISYRLGPLGFVSTGDRELPGNNGLKDQRLALQWIRQNIASFGGLPENIVVLGHSAGGASAHMQLLKEDFGGLARAAISVSGNALDPWVVQEGGRGRAFELGRIVGCGLAEDSATLKSCLKSKPASEIVSAVSSFLVFSYVPFSTFGPVVEPADAPEAFLTQHPREVIKSGKFAQVPWAVTYTAEDGGYNAALLLEQNRTTGETWIEKLNDRWFDLAPYLLFYRDSKKTIRDMDEWSKKLRQDYLGDWRFSVESYWDVQRMFTDILFKNSVPEALDLHRRHGKSPLYSFVYDNPAVSAVGQWLSNRTDVYFGTVHGDDFFLIFKASLLRKVIRPDEEIISGKFMKMLEDFAFSKNGEMSFGDCHFQNNVNNKKYQVLKITRNGCTNEEYYQFPEGNIKKIL; translated from the exons ATGCGTTTATTGAGATGGTTGACTTGCCTGTTTCTGGTGTGGATCCAGTCACCAGGTATAGTTTCCTTCCACGAGTCAGATCCGTTGATTGTTGAGATCCCGAATGGAAAACTGCGCGGAAGGGATAGTGGCTCCTACTACAGCTTCGAATCGGTGCCATACGCAGAGCCTCCAATCGGCGAACTTCGATTCGAACCTCCACGTCCTTATAGTCGCCAGTGGAAGGACACCTTTGATGCCACCCAGCCACCTGTGTCCTGCATGCAATGGAATCAATTTATCAGTGAAAGCAATAAGCTAGTGGGTCAGGAGGATTGCCTGACTGTTAGTATTTACAAACCGAAGAGCAGCAGTCGGAAGACGTTTCCTGTAGTTGTCCTCCTGCACGGTGGTTGCTTTATGTTCGGTGGAGCTTCATCTAATGGACACGAGTTCATCATGGACGCAGGAAATTTGATGTTGGTAAAAATCAGCTATCGCCTGGGCCCATTGGGATTTGTGAGCACCGGAGATCGAGAGTTGCCGGGCAACAACGGATTGAAGGATCAACGCTTAGCTTTGCAATGGATCAGACAGAACATAGCTAGTTTCGGTGGTCTGCCGGAGAATATCGTGGTCCTTGGTCATTCTGCAGGTGGAGCATCAGCACACATGCAGCTCCTAAAAGAAGATTTCGGCGGACTAGCCCGGGCGGCCATATCGGTGAGTGGAAATGCCCTCGATCCTTGGGTCGTTCAAGAAGGTGGTCGAGGTCGAGCCTTTGAACTAGGTCGCATTGTCGGCTGTGGGCTGGCTGAGGACTCCGCCACACTCAAGAGTTGCCTAAAATCCAAGCCTGCCAGTGAAATAGTGTCCGCTGTCAGCAGTTTCCTGGTGTTTTCATACGTGCCCTTCTCCACTTTTGGTCCTGTTGTGGAACCGGCAGATGCTCCCGAAGCGTTTCTTACCCAGCACCCCCGAGAGGTAATCAAAAGCGGAAAGTTTGCTCAAGTGCCTTGGGCTGTGACCTACACCGCTGAAGACGGTGGCTACAATGCAGCTCTGCTGTTGGAACAGAATCGAACCACCGGAGAGACATGGATTGAGAAACTTAACGATCGCTGGTTTGACTTGGCGCCTTACTTGCTTTTCTATCGAGACTCCAAGAAGACTATCAGGGATATGGATGAGTGGTCAAAAAAACTGAGACAGGATTACCTGGGTGATTGGCGATTCAGTGTTGAGAGCTATTGGGACGTGCAGCGGATGTTTACAGATATCCTTTTCAAAAACAGTGTGCCGGAAGCCTTAGACCTCCATCGTAGACATGGAAAGAGCCCGCTGTACTCCTTTGTCTACGACAACCCGGCGGTGTCTGCAGTCGGGCAATGGCTGTCCAATCGCACAGATGTATATTTTG GTACTGTTCATGGAGACGACTTTTTCCTTATCTTTAAAGCAAGTTTGCTGCGAAAAGTCATTCGTCCTGATGAAGAAATTATATCAGGAAAGTTCATGAAGATGCTGGAGGACTTTGCATTTAGTAAAAATGGAGAAATGAGTTTTGGCGATTGCCACTTCCAgaataatgtaaataataagaaGTACCAGGTactaaaaataacaagaaatgGTTGCACGAACGAGGAGTATTATCAGTTCCCTGAAggaaatattaagaaaatcctATAa
- the LOC108073896 gene encoding CTD nuclear envelope phosphatase 1 homolog yields the protein MTGDSFISLIFGLQTWGLVLAIICLNEPRLGRFIKLTAARIYKVYANYSPIEYLSDDCLTPVSLRCLKRVAKKTLVLDMDETLITAWIQRQGDHRHSPPNVPHDFKFGISTAICKGDVYVYKRPHVDRFLNNVSRWYNLVVFTCGTEDYASPILDFLDKGRGILDKRFYRQHTIDVGGLRAKYISLCSPDMANILLLDNSSIACSFNAGNCIPISSYRIGQKDEALLELLPFLDALRFTRDVRSVLGKCTRFDCLTTLLESVAK from the exons ATGACTGGTGACTCGTTTATATCCCT CATATTTGGACTGCAAACTTGGGGTCTGGTGCTGGCTATCATATGCCTGAATGAGCCCAGGCTGGGTAGGTTCATCAAGTTAACAGCGGCAAGGATCTACAAGGTCTATGCAAATTACTCTCCAATTGAATACTTGAGCGATGATTGTTTGACCCCAGTTTCTTTACGCTGCCTAAAACGCGTGGCCAAAAAGACGCTCGTCCTGGATATGGACGAGACCCTGATCACGGCCTGGATTCAGCGACAGGGCGATCATCGACACTCACCGCCCAACGTGCCCCACGACTTCAAGTTCGGCATTTCGACTGCCATTTGTAAGGGCGACGTCTACGTTTATAAACGTCCCCATGTAGATCGCTTCCTGAACAACGTGTCCAGGTGGTATAACCTGGTGGTCTTCACCTGTGGTACGGAGGATTATGCTTCACCCATCCTGGATTTCCTTGATAAAGGCCGTGGGATTTTAGACAAAAGGTTTTACCGTCAACACACTATTGATGTCGGTGGCCTGAGGGCCAAGTATATATCTCTGTGTTCCCCGGACATGGCCAACATCCTTCTGCTGGACAATTCCAGTATTGCATGTAGCTTTAATGCAGGCAACTGTATCCCCATCTCATCGTATAGAATTGGGCAAAAGGATGAAGCCCTCCTCGAACTTTTACCATTCCTGGATGCCCTCCGTTTCACGAGAGACGTGAGATCGGTGCTGGGAAAGTGCACTCGCTTCGATTGCCTCACCACGCTTTTGGAGAGTGTTGCCAAATGA
- the LOC108073995 gene encoding esterase-5B-like, translated as MNAVRLFFALSCLWIGSSAGDANDPLLIELQHGQLRGRDNGNYYSYEAIPYAEPPLGDLRFEAPVSYKQKWTETFDATQPPVVCLQWDQFTQGDNKLAGSEDCLTVSIYKPKNSSRSSFPVVAHIHGGAFMFGGAAQNGHENVMREGQFILVKISYRLGPLGFASTGDTDLPGNYGLKDQRLALQWIRENIANFGGEPKNILVIGHSAGGASVHLQLLREDFGKLAKAGISFSGNALDPWVVQKGSRGRAFELGRIVGCGLSKDSATLKSCLKSKPADEIVTAVRNFLIFSYVSFTPFGPVVEPSDAADAFLTQDPVDVIKSGKFGQVPWAVTYVTEDGGYNAALLLEGGNKPGQTLLEELNDRWFDWAPYLLFYRDSKQTIREMDDYSRKLRQEYLGDRRFNDESYWDLQQLFTDILFKNSTQDSLQLHRKFGASPTYSFVYDNPADKGIGEALTTRRDVKFGTVHGDDYFLIFENVVRNPQLRPDEEMISKNFIKMLGDFAVSDKGILTYGECTFQDNVGSETFNLLSITRDGCENKQYVEFP; from the exons GCTGCGTGGACGCGACAATGGAAACTACTACAGCTACGAGGCAATACCCTATGCTGAGCCTCCGCTGGGAGATCTCCGTTTTGAGGCTCCGGTATCCTACAAGCAAAAATGGACGGAGACCTTCGATGCCACTCAACCGCCAGTGGTGTGCCTGCAGTGGGACCAGTTTACCCAAGGAGACAACAAGCTCGCTGGTTCGGAAGACTGCCTGACCGTCAGCATTTACAAGCCAAAGAACAGCAGCAGGAGTAGCTTTCCCGTGGTGGCACACATTCATGGAGGTGCCTTCATGTTTGGAGGAGCTGCCCAGAACGGACACGAGAACGTGATGCGGGAGGGCCAATTCATACTGGTGAAGATAAGCTATCGCCTGGGGCCACTGGGCTTTGCGAGCACCGGTGACACAGATCTGCCCGGAAACTATGGCCTTAAAGATCAGCGTCTGGCTTTGCAATGGATCCGGGAAAACATTGCAAACTTTGGTGGAGAACCAAAGAATATACTGGTCATAGGACACTCCGCTGGAGGAGCCTCTGTCCATTTGCAACTGCTCCGTGAGGATTTTGGCAAGCTGGCCAAGGCAGGGATCTCCTTCAGCGGCAATGCCCTCGATCCCTGGGTTGTCCAGAAAGGTAGCCGCGGAAGAGCCTTTGAACTGGGCCGCATTGTGGGCTGCGGATTGTCTAAGGACTCTGCCACTCTGAAGAGTTGCCTAAAGTCTAAGCCAGCCGACGAAATAGTGACTGCTGTACGAAACTTCCTTATATTCTCCTATGTGTCCTTCACACCCTTTGGCCCTGTAGTGGAGCCGAGTGATGCAGCAGACGCCTTCCTCACTCAAGATCCCGTGGATGTGATCAAGAGTGGAAAGTTTGGACAAGTGCCCTGGGCGGTGACCTATGTCACGGAGGATGGTGGCTACAATGCTGCTTTGCTTCTGGAAGGAGGCAACAAACCCGGACAGACACTGCTCGAGGAACTGAATGATCGCTGGTTTGACTGGGCGCCTTATCTGCTCTTCTACCGGGACTCTAAGCAAACCATTAGGGAAATGGATGATTACTCACGGAAACTGCGGCAGGAATATCTGGGAGATCGGCGGTTCAACGATGAAAGCTATTGGGACCTGCAGCAGTTGTTTACAGACATCCTATTCAAGAACAGCACACAGGACTCATTGCAACTCCACCGGAAATTCGGAGCAAGTCCTACCTACTCGTTTGTCTATGACAATCCGGCGGACAAAGGAATCGGAGAGGCACTCACCACAAGGAGGGATGTCAAGTTTG GAACTGTGCATGGAGATGACTACTTTTTGATATTCGAAAACGTAGTACGCAATCCACAATTACGTCCAGATGAGGAGATGATTTCTAAGAACTTCATAAAGATGCTTGGAGACTTTGCTGTCAGCGACAAAGGCATTCTTACCTACGGGGAGTGCACTTTCCAGGATAATGTAGGCAGTGAGACTTTTAATTTGCTTTCGATAACGCGGGACGGTTGCGAGAATAAGCAATATGTTGAGTTTCCTTAG
- the LOC108073760 gene encoding esterase P-like, whose protein sequence is MSLLRLLSCLFFVCINSPGITPVLASDPLIVEIPNGKLRGRDNGTYYCFESVPYAEPPIGELRFEPPRPYSRLWTDTFDATQPPVSCMQWNEFIRESNKLVGQEDCLTVSIYKPKSSSRKWFPVLVLLHGGGFMSGGSAVNGHEYIMRAGTLILVKINYRVGPLGFVSTGDRELPGNNGLKDQRLALQWIRHNIARFGGLPENIVVIGHSAGGASAHLQLLHEDFGGLARAAISVSGNALDPWVVQEGGRGRAFELGRIVGCGLAKDSATLKSCLKSKPASEIVSAVSSFLVFSYVPFSTFGPVVEPADAPKAFLTQHPREVIKSGKFAQVPWVVSHTTEDGGYNAATLLEQNRTTGETWIEKLNDRWFDLAPFLLFYRDSIKSVADRNEFSWNLQQHYLGDRRFSLESYWDVQRMFTDILFRNSMWTSLDLHRRHGTSPLYSFVYDNPTDSGVGQVLSNRTDVYFGTVHGDDFFLIFDLGALRTSIRPDEQVISGQFIKMLEDFALSDSGELIFGNCQLRNNINSENFQFLRIIKHVCINEEYSQFP, encoded by the exons ATGAGCTTATTAAGATTGCTGAGTtgcttgttttttgtgtgtattaACTCACCAGGGATTACTCCAGTCCTCGCATCAGATCCCTTGATTGTTGAGATTCCGAATGGAAAACTGCGTGGAAGGGATAATGGAACCTACTACTGCTTCGAATCGGTGCCATACGCAGAGCCTCCAATCGGCGAACTTCGATTTGAACCTCCACGTCCTTATAGTCGTCTGTGGACGGACACCTTTGATGCCACCCAACCGCCTGTGTCCTGCATGCAGTGGAATGAATTTATCAGAGAAAGCAATAAGCTAGTGGGTCAAGAGGATTGCCTCACTGTTAGCATCTATAAACCGAAGAGCAGCAGTCGGAAGTGGTTTCCTGTTCTTGTCCTTCTGCATGGAGGTGGCTTTATGTCCGGTGGATCTGCAGTCAATGGGCACGAGTACATTATGCGGGCAGGAACTTTAATCTTGGTGAAAATAAACTACCGCGTAGGGCCGTTGGGCTTTGTGAGTACCGGAGACCGAGAGTTGCCGGGCAACAACGGATTGAAGGACCAAAGATTAGCCCTTCAATGGATTAGACATAACATAGCTAGATTTGGTGGTCTGCCAGAGAATATCGTGGTCATTGGTCATTCTGCAGGCGGAGCATCAGCCCATTTGCAGCTCCTCCATGAAGATTTCGGTGGATTGGCCCGGGCGGCCATATCGGTGAGTGGAAATGCCCTCGATCCTTGGGTCGTCCAGGAAGGTGGTCGAGGCCGAGCCTTTGAACTAGGTCGCATTGTCGGCTGTGGACTGGCTAAGGACTCCGCCACACTCAAGAGTTGCCTAAAATCCAAGCCTGCCAGTGAAATAGTGTCCGCTGTCAGCAGTTTCCTGGTGTTTTCATACGTGCCCTTCTCCACTTTTGGCCCCGTCGTGGAACCAGCAGACGCTCCCAAGGCATTCCTTACCCAGCACCCCAGAGAGGTTATAAAAAGCGGAAAGTTTGCCCAAGTGCCTTGGGTTGTCTCCCACACCACCGAGGATGGCGGCTATAATGCAGCTACGCTGTTGGAACAGAATCGAACCACCGGAGAGACATGGATTGAGAAACTTAACGATCGCTGGTTTGACTTGGCGCCTTTCTTGCTCTTCTATCGAGACTCGATTAAGAGCGTTGCGGACAGGAATGAATTCTCTTGGAATCTACAGCAACATTACTTGGGAGATCGTCGATTTAGTCTGGAAAGCTATTGGGACGTGCAGCGCATGTTTACAGATATCCTTTTCAGGAACAGTATGTGGACATCATTGGATCTTCATCGTAGACATGGAACGAGTCCTCTGTACTCGTTTGTCTACGATAATCCAACGGACTCTGGAGTTGGACAGGTGCTGTCCAATCGCACGGATGTATATTTTG GTACTGTCCATGGCGACGACTTTTTCCTTATATTCGACTTGGGCGCATTGCGAACTTCTATTCGTCCTGATGAGCAAGTTATTTCAGGACAGTTTATAAAGATGCTGGAAGATTTTGCCCTTTCCGATAGTGGAGAATTAATATTTGGCAATTGCCAATTGCggaataatataaacagtGAAAATTTTCAGTTCCTCAGAATAATAAAACATGTTTGTATAAACGAGGAATATTCTCAGTTTCCCTaa
- the LOC108073762 gene encoding LOW QUALITY PROTEIN: uncharacterized protein (The sequence of the model RefSeq protein was modified relative to this genomic sequence to represent the inferred CDS: deleted 2 bases in 1 codon) produces MRNNKADNTQRPKKLGLDRKRQRQRRVWRLTIEVAILAMILPAAVSAYAIVQDVRLIIMPACKYMG; encoded by the exons ATGCGCAATAACAAGGCAGACAACACCCAGCGGCCA AAAAAACTCGGCTTGGACAGAAAGAgacagcggcagcgacgcGTCTGGAGGTTAACAATTGAGGTTGCCATTTTAGCAATGATC ctgccgGCGGCCGTGTCTGCTTATGCAATTGTGCAAGATGTGCGGCTCATCATCATGCCGGCCTGCAAGTACATGGGTTAA